The Hippoglossus stenolepis isolate QCI-W04-F060 chromosome 1, HSTE1.2, whole genome shotgun sequence DNA segment TACTGAAATGATTTCGACATTTAGGTATTTAATCAGACATTCAACAAGCTTTTAGCTTCAACACAATTTGTGCTGAAAATCCATAGAAAACAATCCACAAATCGGCACTTTTAAAGCAAAGTGTtaatctttctcttcttttgtcAAAACATATAGAGGCATTCTTTTCATATTTAGCTCGACCCCTTCTCATTTGGAAGGTTACAACTTAAAGCTGgagcttacacacacaaacacacagaagcagagTCAACACATGGATTAACACTTCAGAAGCTTTACTCTTAAACAAAATCCAATGCTTTAGTGTAAAAGTTTGTGGTAACCCCTGATAATATACTGATAAACATTGCAGCATAATATGAAACATCTCTGGCAGTAAAGGAATGGTAAAGGGAAGTATTGAGGGGAAGGAGGGACAGAGTAGAAGGGgaatgtgacacacaaacacaaccacacacaaatgtgcatgGGCACACATGCAGGGGTGTCACATATCCGTATCAAAGAAGCATTGTGAATAAAGTCTAGTGAGCTCAGAGCGGAAGAAGGGTCGAAGAAGAGATGAAATGTCTCGTATATATTATGAGTCCCAGTTGCATTTTAAAGGGATTGATTGGCTGAATCTGAAACAACAGATGATGATATGAATGTTCATTGGGATCTGATATTGTTGAATTACTTTATAACTTGGTTTTGTTACAGTAAAACCTAAAATCCCCCCAAATAACACGTCAGCTCTGAGCTCTGATCAGTGGATTTCATTAACTCTAAACTAAACTATCTTTCCTTTATTCTCCTTCACTGTCTTCACCAACCTCCCTTTTCCTCCAGGAGGTCCAATCAGAACCCGGGATCCTCCCACCGGAGGGGCGTGCTCAGGTTTTCATTTGCACCACACATTCCTGCTTTCCTTCATTTAACTTGGCTCAGTATCAATAGAGGGGTCAAATCAATGTACCTGGgcttgaaaaaaacaaacaaaacatctaAAGTTCATGGAGCATCACTGAAGTGGCTTCAGTCCGACATACATGTAAGTGAAACATCTGCTGAAatacttatttattcatttgttattATATATCAAGTGGCTCGTTAAAAGAGTGATTTTCaaatttaattcagttttttattatatcaaaaAATCATATCTTTCTTGACAAGAcagtgtgtttgtcatgttaCAAGATGGTAATGATAAACTTCCCTTTCTTTAGTATTAAGGTCATTTTTATCTCACCCGCAATTCACAACAAATGTTACGTAACACACATGGAACAATAATAGCCCTGTGATCCATGCCCTGAGTGAAATTTGcagtgatttgatttaaattctgtgtgtgtgtcaaatttATGGTTGTCCTTTTATGGTATAAAATAAGAATGCAAAAGCTGCTTTTAAGTTGTACAATGTGTTTCTAAAAGGTAAAACACCTAAATCCTAAATcttattattgtaatatatcGCCTGCTGTGGCTCAGAACCACTGTTCATTAGTAAAAGCTGAAGAAAAACTGTGCAAAGTCAAAAATCTGGGCAgcagatctggatcagcacCTTGTAGTGGAACAAAACACCCGTGAGATCAGAGGATTAACAATGTAAATAAATTTGCGTTGGAGTGGATTTTCTCTGGGTACTTCTGCTTGTGTGAGCCTCATTGTTTGACCAGAAGAGAGGGAATGCTGGGGCCGCTGGCAGCAGGGCACAGTGTTCCCCTCTAAATCTTATCACCCTGGGTGATGACCTTATAAAGACAGCCAAGATAAGATTTTCTAACTTTTGCAACCTACATGTGatataaaagtaaatgaaactgtaatattttaatgcattttggTTGGTTTACCAGACAGAAATGGATGACGACAGCATTAGGAAGGGGAAGGAGTCGCAGAATGGCTCCACTGACCGCAGCATGGACGCTCATACCAAAGAAAAGCAGCCCGTTAAGGCCACTGTGCTTCAGAaagatgtgagtgtgtgtgtgtgtatctgtttgaCTGTCCTTGATATGTCCGGCTGTTCCTGAGAATGTGTCTCATTAGTTGTTCACACACCAGGATCAGCCCCACCAGTACATTTTCACAGAGATGGGGGTTGGGACAGAGTACCAGGCAGTACCACTGCAACCATCTGCACACATTAGCTCCGCAGTGATCCACTCACTGGTGCTTTCCTGGCCCCATAAACCCCACAGGCCATGAGGTGAATTTACATATCAGGTTAGCTGAGAAGGAAAAAGGAACTCATCATGATTAAATCTGTGTCACATGTATGTGTGGGGGATGGATTTTGATTGGAAGCATccattcaaagtaaaaatgagTAAGACACTCAGATAAACAAGAGTCTACAGAAAACACTTAGAGGATTTTCATGCACAACAACCCTTTGAGCAAAATTCAAACATGCTAACTTGTACTGaccatatttacattttgatgcagGGATGCAATACTTATGTTTCCCGTCTTAGTCTAATGTGTAAGTCTGCCAATGTGTGTTAATTACCTCTCccaaggatgttgtgtttttgtctgtgttggttttttgtctgttagttagcaggattatgacTAAACTACTGGACACATTTCCACAAAATGTGGTGGACGGATGCAGGCATGGGTCGGGGGGAGGataccattacattttggtgcagatccgtgTAAGGGGGTTAGGGCCAAGGGTCCAGGATAAcgttttccaacatttttattgattctcagagaataattcctgggtcttgatgaaaaaatgaagagactgatatttatgaggcaatttggtgaagatccaaataaaaatgtggatctagtaaattaaaatgtggtttcatacggAAACTGTTCAGCCTTgttggaggtgtgtgctctaaagagtgcccttctagttagcgataaaacaaaaataattgcaGAATAATGTCATTagttttgttattattgtgtctTAAACAAAAATATTGGACAATTGTTGACCTATAGATGAAAAGATACCAAAGTCATTAGCATTAAGGATCTTGAGTTCATGAATCTCTGTACAAATTGTCATGCCAATCCATCCAACAGTTGTTGAGGCATTTGAGTATAGAGCAAATTGTTTGCCACACGGTTAATGGGTCTAGAAGCCAAATCAAGCATCagttattaatcaattaaataaGAAACAGTTACACATGTATCAAGAGATGCACATGACCTGAAATATTTCTGTAAACACATCTTCTTGAACATTTCAGGCAGAGCAGAacaatgtttttctgctttataTTAAGTAACTCATTAAACCTAAAATTAAagattctctctcctcttgatACACATCCAATTTTTCCTCCCcttgttgtcttttttctctGAGTGAACATTTTTATACTATGTTCACCAAGAAGTTGCTTACTCTGTCTTTCTGCGGTTTGGGTCTGGACAGTTGACATACAGGTGATTTCTAAgagttttaaataaagttgttggTTGTGGCCAAAAACattgtgaaacaaaacaatgatgtTGTTGCTGTAAAACCAAATTTGTTTATTGGTTAGGGCTGCTTCAAAGTTTCATATGAGtgatatattaatttatattaatGATTAATATCAGGGGCATTTCAGGGACTTTGAGGGGCCCGGGTGAAAGGGACCTGGGGGCATTGAACCAAATGCTACCAAACCAGATCATTTCAATCAAAggattattttttcatcaaaattaTAAAGAATGTGTAAACTGTGCCTACACATAAGTAATAAGGTTGAAGTACAAACCTCCAGCACCATCACAGACACATCATACACATGTTTAGAGTCTAAACTAGACTGTCTAAACTTAAGATTAAACTTTGGTCTTTTTGCAGTCTCCATAGCTGATCATACAATTTAATGGTTCCCTGTCAAATTTCGTGCCGCCCCCCAACAAAATTCTACTACAGTGGAAACTGCTTATCGTGATCACGTCCAGATCAAATTCATCACTATAAGCAGGTGATAACAATAAACGATTTAAGTAGCTTCTTTATGATAGTCCCGAAATTTGTGGGAAAGGTAAcagcgccacacacacacacacacacacacacccatacatacacacactgaccttgtgCACActtctttcactctctttcgctgacacactcacacacactcaaacagtATCATCGGACACGTGTAAAAACAATAGAATTTTTTATCTTAGACAATAaatggagaggtggaggaggtggtgggacacGCTCAGTTTGGCTCAATTTGGTTGGCAGTGCACAGtgcgaatgatagagacacagagaggagcagtaaattactgacagggCTGGTAAAAACTGTaagaaaagacccaaaatgaacactgtcAGCAGCCGTGCATGGCTCCCTTTGGTAAAGGGTGGGGGGTGACGACTCTGTACCCCTCCGGCGTAATTTTCGgccagaaaaaaacatgacatcatccCCAAATAATCATACACAGGGCAGCtttaatgaaaagcaaaaagtcaaacaaacttAAAGCTGCCATGAGTGATTTCTAACTTCTGGCTCATCAAGTGCATGTGGTTGAGGTGTTTATAACATAGAAACCCAGTCTATCTCCAATCTGTCCACATGACGTGTTGAGTTTGGTGAactggtgtgaatgtgagtctGATCTTCACTTGCCTTATGGCTCTGGTTTGTTCTCCACCAACTCAAGAGAGAGTTGatgaatataatacaaaatcaCAGCATCAATCCCAGAATATTGGAAAATGATTTCTGCTGAAATTCACTAAATATATAACAATCAAGAGAGCTCAAATATGAGcatttaataacattttccttttgctctgtgtgtgcttgGTCAGGTTGGACTGCTGAGTGGCATCTGTCTGATTGTTGGGACGATGATCGGCTCTGGGATCTTCATTTCTCCGAAGTCTGTTCTGCTGTACTCTGGAGCTGTGGGGCCCTGCCTCCTCATCTGGGCTGCCTGTGGCGTGTTAGCCACTGTGGGTGAGAACACACTGCAAATCAATACATCACTTAAATACAGCATCAGATGGGAGAAAGGTTTAATACCCTCCCCTCATGTATGAGTATATGGTGAGAATTTAAGTGGGATTACAGGAACTGGACTTATTGGTTTTTCTCCACTGTGGGACAGTATGTACAAAAGAccataaaatacacatataaaaAGATAAGACTGCTGTGTAAGATATTGCTTTTATGGGATTTTAGATTACTTTATAGAACATGACATGTCTTTATTATTCTAAAGCATACTTCATTCTTACCTTCTTACTTCTGTTGCATTTATATCTGATTATAACACATGTTAATGTATGGCCTCCTCCAGAGAGAGTAAGGATTCTGGTTTTAGGCTGAACCCAAAGTTGATGAACCAGGAGACAAGAAACAGAGACAAGGAGTTTAAAACAATTTGATACCATAACTGATAACAGGAGATGAATAGGACCAGACAGACATATTTTCAGGTTTAGCTTCTAGAACTGAGGTGACTTTTCTAAGATCCACAGTCCAGAGTCCAGGCACAGGCAGGCAGAGAATCAAGCCAAAGTAGGGCAGGGCGAGGCAAGCTAAGTGCGGTGAGTGTTACACGAGTGAACAGGATGATTCtaaacaccaacaaaaacagGGATTAGCAAGTGGAGCAGGGAAATACTTTCATGTTGCAAGGTTGAGAAGCAGCACGTCTAACTACAAAGGCTGCAAACGATATATGGGTTGGAGAGCTGGCATCAATTGTTGAATTCAGTAGGTAGGTGTACAGGGGATTTTGGAGGGCAatggtaaaagaaataaagatggatgacgtatCTCCAATAGTTAAGATATCCTGGATGGTGGTGTCACAATCATGCACATTTAACATAAATTTATCGTGGAGTTGAGTTGAagtatcaaggtcccactgATAGACACACTCAACGAATCGCGAGTGAGTCTCAggtgtcaatcatgacgtttcaccctaTTTTTACAGCTTCAAatatctaattaaaaccaagGCTATTTGAAAAATTAACACTAAATTCCCAAAAgcttttatttgatgtttactttaacttttaatttgGCCCATGTCCATGTCCCATGTTTATGACTTATACAACAGCCGGCCACCGGGAGGCGATCAGGATGACTTTACTTCACTCTTGGGGAGTGGTCGTGTCTCAGTCTCTAGgtgaagacacagacagacaaggaTGGAACTCGGACAAAAacacgagaggagagaggttcagaggaaggaaacactgaaaaacaaatcagcagGTCAAACTGTGCAGGGAGAAGATTAGAAATCTCTCTCAGAGGAAGCAACTTGCTCACAGTACTTGTTTttcaattcaaaatgtatttgtgtagcACCAAATAAGATGCATTATTTCAAGGCGAATTTGAGACCTTACAATATTACAGAGAGAAACCGAACAGTTCCCTCAAAGAGAGAGCACTTTGGGACAGTGCAGAGAAAAACCTACCCTGGTGATCTTTGTCCTTGTAAAAAAGCTGTAAGTCATAATTCCATGACTGAAGGGCCCCAGTGGACAGAATAGCTAAATGCAGAGAAacggacaaaacaaacagagctaAATAGCTGTTGAACTGTTCAGTCGGTGTGTTTCGACATTtatcaacaaaaatattaatcattgttgttttttaaatgtaaaaatgtcatgatttCCAATGGAGCAAAGCTGCACTTTAAGAACTCAGAATCTAGATATGTGGGACTCTGTGTCCTTTATTATGATGGTGGTAAATGTTAAAGTTTATTGGTTGGATTGCAAGTCTGGCAAATCGTTGACACACTAAAAagcaataaatattttttaccGCATGTAATGGAGTCAGGTCAACGTGCCCGGGTTGTGCTTATTTTTCCATTGCCATAAAACCAAAGAAACTTTGATCATCTtgaaaaataggaaaatatCTCCTGAACAAAATTGATTAATTTTCACTATTTCTTTTGTAAAGTCTACCGAACCAAGTTTTGCTGCctttaaaaaattttttttttaaataacactaGACGAAATTAGCAATAGTTTAGTGTTTAGTCTCATAGTCATCAATTGCGGTTGCATTATTCAGCTTGGGGttgatgctattaaaataaatgtataatctTAAAAGTACTGGTTTTAACTGTGAGGGTATGAGTTTGAATATAATCCCCCTCTGTTATCTCCCCTCTTCTTTGGGTGTGTACGTGTGTCTCCAGGAGCGCTGTGCTACGCTGAGCTCGGCACCATGATCACTAAATCAGGAGGagattattcatatttaatggaaGGGTTCGGCCCCCTTGTCGCCTACCTTTACTCCTGGACCACCGTCATGGTGTTGAAGCCCTCCGCCTTCGCCATCATCACGCTGAGCTTCGCAGAATACGCCTCCACCCCTTTCTACCCCGGCTGCACTCCTCCCGTTGTTGTTACCAAGTGtctttcagcagcagccatAGGTAACTTTTACTTTAATCCCTCTGAGTTAATGGTTCAAATCTGTATAGTAAGTAGTTGTTAtagattttattgtattaaaactGGACCGGCCACTaaagtcttttgtttttgtcagtcaTCAAAAAAAGGCAATAGGAACATGTCGTACTGTAGAGTAACATACAAAGTTCCGAAGGCAGCTAACCACTGAAATGTTTCCACATTAAATACAAACTTACATAAAAACTGCAACAGTGCACTcaacattatgaaaaacgcaaactttagaaaaagaaatgcaggtAACAGAGGTGTTACAAATAATGAATCATCTTTGAGAGATGCCATGTATTTCAAACGTCTAAGTAAGAatcttgtattttttctttttctcagttaTGGTCGTCTCAGTCAACTGTCTGAGTGTCAAACTGGCGAACTACGTGCAGAACGTCTTCACTGCAGCTAAActcttcatcatcctcgtcATAGTGGTAGCTGGCATGGTTATGTTGGCTCAAGGTGGGTTTACTTCTACTATCAGTGTCTTTAATCTGCAGCCCAGcttaaatatgattatttctttGTATCTTTGCAGGAAACACTGAGACTTTGTCAAATACGTTTGATGGTGCGTCATCGTCCTTTGGAGGATTTGGACTTGCATTTTATAATGGGCTTTGGGCTTATGATGGATGGTAACAGTCACACTTCacttcattgtttcattttaacatgCTGAACAGGTTTGACCCTGCTCTCCCACAAAGCAATGCACGGAAGGGCCTTTTCGCGCTGTACCGACTCGATGTGAGGAGCACTGTGACCCCACTCAGCATCCATGTTGTGGTCTTTTTTTCATGTGGCAGTGGcacactgtttttttctttgcacaaaggacacagaaacacaacagaacatGACCCTGCCTTTCAGCTGCTGTCTTGCCTCTTGCCCTTTTCCTCAGATGTGTGGCTTCTACCCTGAGTCACACTTACTGTTGTCTCCAGAGCAGGTCGTATTCCACATTATGAGTTCACAGAAACAGGGTGATCAGATACCAGGCTTTTTGAGCCCACATACACCATTGTATAGTCAGCCTCATTGACAGCAATCATCAAGGCCCTTCTAGATATAAAGGAGACATAGCCTATAatactttttcagtttttctttcctctagtgtgttaaaGTTAAAACATATGCAGGTTAAAAAAAGTCTCCCCCACAAAAGACTGCCCCTGAAAT contains these protein-coding regions:
- the slc7a9 gene encoding b(0,+)-type amino acid transporter 1, producing MYLGLKKTNKTSKVHGASLKWLQSDIHTEMDDDSIRKGKESQNGSTDRSMDAHTKEKQPVKATVLQKDVGLLSGICLIVGTMIGSGIFISPKSVLLYSGAVGPCLLIWAACGVLATVGALCYAELGTMITKSGGDYSYLMEGFGPLVAYLYSWTTVMVLKPSAFAIITLSFAEYASTPFYPGCTPPVVVTKCLSAAAIVMVVSVNCLSVKLANYVQNVFTAAKLFIILVIVVAGMVMLAQGNTETLSNTFDGASSSFGGFGLAFYNGLWAYDGWNQLNFITEELKDPYRNLPLAILIGIPLVSVCYVLVNVSYFTVMTTTELLQSPAVAVTFGDRVLHPMSWIIPLFVVFSTFGSANGSCFTAGRLAYVAGREGHMVKLLSYISLRRYTPSPALIFNGFLAIFYIVPADINTLINYFSFAQWMFYGLTSLALIVMRFTRKELHRPLKVPIVLPVIMVLVSCYLVLAPIIDKPELEYLYCAIFIFSGFLLYYPFVHVKVKWARTLMRPITMHLQLLMEVVPPEKIE